One genomic segment of Syngnathus typhle isolate RoL2023-S1 ecotype Sweden linkage group LG8, RoL_Styp_1.0, whole genome shotgun sequence includes these proteins:
- the cbr1 gene encoding carbonyl reductase [NADPH] 1, whose protein sequence is MSSKVAVVTGANKGIGKAIVQALCKEFQGDVYLTARDGGRGEEATASLRAEGLKVNFHQLDINEISSIAKAADFFKQTYGGVDVLVNNAGIAFKVADPAPFGTQAEVTLRTNYFATRDMLTHFLPLIKCGGRVVNVSSFVSVRSLHKCSEELQRRFRSDDITEDELTTLMTHFVELAKDDRHKQAGWPDTAYGVSKIGVTTLSMIHARRLSKERANDQILVNACCPGWVRTDMAGSKAPKSPEEGAETPVFLALLPVGALEPHGKFVSDKTVQTW, encoded by the exons ATGTCCAGCAAGGTCGCCGTGGTAACGGGGGCCAACAAAGGCATCGGCAAGGCCATCGTGCAGGCGCTGTGCAAGGAATTCCAGGGAGACGTATACCTCACCGCCAGGGACGG GGGGCGTGGGGAGGAGGCCACAGCATCCTTGAGAGCAGAGGGTTTGAAAGTCAACTTCCACCAGTTGGACATCAATGAAATCAGCAGCATCGCGAAGGCTGCCGACTTCTTCAAACAAACGTACGGCGGCGTAGATGTGCTCGTCAACAACGCCGGCATCGCTTTTAAAG TGGCCGACCCGGCGCCGTTTGGCACGCAGGCCGAGGTGACGCTGCGGACCAACTACTTTGCCACACGGGACATGCTGACCCACTTCCTGCCGCTCATCAAATGCGGAG GCCGTGTAGTGAACGTGTCGAGCTTTGTGAGCGTGCGCAGCCTGCACAAGTGCAGTGAGGAGCTGCAGAGACGTTTCCGCAGTGACGACATCACTGAAGACGAGTTGACAACTCTCATGACGCACTTCGTCGAGCTCGCCAAGGACGACCGGCACAAGCAGGCGGGATGGCCTGACACGGCCTACGGAGTCTCCAAGATCGGCGTGACG ACTCTGTCCATGATCCACGCGAGACGTCTGTCCAAAGAGAGAGCAAACGATCAG ATCCTGGTAAACGCGTGCTGCCCCGGCTGGGTGCGCACCGACATGGCGGGCTCCAAAGCCCCCAAGTCTCCTGAAGAAGGTGCTGAGACGCCAGTCTTCTTGGCTCTGCTTCCCGTCGGAGCTTTGGAGCCTCACGGCAAGTTTGTGTCGGACAAGACGGTCCAGACCTGGTGA